Within Ptiloglossa arizonensis isolate GNS036 chromosome 8, iyPtiAriz1_principal, whole genome shotgun sequence, the genomic segment ACTTTTACATCACTTGGATAATTTTCTATCAGATCCTGTTTCTTAACGAAGACGTTCCAAAAACCTAGTTTTTAAAGTTCATAAGATTTAACTCTCGAAATATATTCGAACAAAATTCAAAGTCTTACAAACAATTTTATCAATCAATAATACATCGACCAAACTATTTCGTTAAAAAGATAGAAGTGTCTTTATTTCGATCGAGCTAATGAACATTTCATGTGTTATAACCCAACAGTATAAAATCAGTGAATTACGAAACGCTTAGAAAAACTAGAAAATAGAATACTAAACAAATTACACGACAACAATTTATACTTAATCTAATTCAAAAAGAATTTAAATCGAACTCGTGAGTAATCGTTTATATTATTAATCTAAATTACATCAACGATTCAATTGTAAATCGAAATCCAGGTAAATTTCATAGTAAATTGTAATCTTTCATTATACCTGAAGTATGTTTCAAAATCCATCGTATCGAGATTCCCATTGTAACGAGCGCGATTATGTTACAGCTACGATTAATCGGAGTCGCTAATTACCAATAAAATTGCGAAACGATTACCGTGTaaatgaaattcattttctaaaattacatTCGAAAACTgcgaattatattaatttacattaatCGAAATTACATTTGACTATTCGCGACTCGATTGCGTTAATTGAAATACCTTTCGAAACGAATTCTGGAAACCTGGTCTTTACTTGCATACGTTCATAGCAATCCCTTCTTTACTATTGTACTAAACTACGATGAAACTTTCATTAATAGTCTAGTAACTGTGGCAGTGACAAGtgtcaaaaattgctattgattAATAACAATCTTTCTAACTATGGATTCGATCGGAGCTGTCCAACTAATGTATCCCAAGGTACAATTGTTTATAGCCATTTTCATCTAggcaatacatacatatacacagaGTGAGTGGTGTAAGACTGtcgttacaaatatttcaattttaacacGACTATATTAAACAAAATCGAAGGAGATGTATAATACATACGTGATTTAGAAACGGTTAAATGACCTCGAGATATGTTGAACTGTggcctcgataaaagtaaactTTATTATATTGTCTAGCCAGTGTCATACAACTCACCCTGCCTGTGTcacaatatatacatatacatatatttttaaaacgttacgTCCTCTCTAATATTTCCATTTTAAATTCAACAATTTCATCGTTAAAATTCTATTTCCATTAATCatttaatatacaatattttcctTTTGGCACCTACGTGAAAACAAAATTTAGAAGAACACGGTCCTCACGAGGTGGTTAAGTTGGACAGCATTACAATTgtattaataattgtaaattctAAACAGCGACAAGTATACttataaaaattcctcttcgttTCAATCGGAAGTCATTATAAATTGACTTAATATTGGTGTCTATCTAATACACAGATATTTCATCGTCTTTCATAAGCTACGACAACAATTTCATTCGTTTTCACTGATCATACAAATAATCGAGATAAAGCATTGTGCAGGTTGGAGGCGAAATTCGTAACTCAATCGGAAGGTAGGTAGTTCCTCGTAGAGAAATGAATCGAATATATGGAACATAAATTTGTCATGAGTGTTCgttcttgaaaaaattaaattaaaaattcgcgGCATATGCAACCTGCACATATAGTTGATGAATGTTCAAACCCGATTTTGTTGAAAGGACTACTTCTTAGAGAAGTTATTTTATTCCATATACTTTCGGTTCATTTTATCACGAAAAATGATTCCGTTTGCGATTGTACCACGAATTACGCGCCATCCTGTACATATAACAATTAGCAAATAGCAATTTAGACGACATCATATTAAACAACGGCTTATATGACTGCATGACTCGCGTACAATGCACAGTCGACTTAAAAAATATGTCATTTACATATATAAAATTCTAATTAAATTGCACTGAATGATTCGGTAGTGGCTGCGCATACAGAGTACAGATAAATGCGACAAACGACGCAAAAAATGATTACAACTGGATAATGAAACAAGTCTTTAAACTAGATGTTAGTATGTTATCTCTCGATATACTCAAACGTAAATCAGTATTCTGAGGTTACGCTTGAACTCTCAAATAAGTCATGGATTAAAGATTATGTATCATTATTGCAATACATACCTTGAAAACAATTACGACAGGATATTCTTCATGgcgaataatttataaaaaaaaaaaaaaaaagaacgatcttCAAGTGTGgattaatagaaaaataatgatatgggtattcaaatattcgttaaGTGTACATACTAACTACAGCCGGACCTTTAGCTCTTCCATTCTTTGTCGTATTCTTCGTTGCATCTCTTTATATCTGGAAATTAAAAACACCAGAATTTTAGCACACATTGTATGAATTAATTTGTTAAGAATTACGTACAAATTCGATAGAAACGTACTTTTCCTTCAATACAAGAATTTGACGTTCCTCCTCGTAATGATAACGCTGCAAAATGCCGTGACATTCTGCCAAAGAGAGATTCAAAAATTGTGCGACGTCAGAGCTAATTTCCGGTGTCGACAGTTTATCTACTAAAAAGAGTCGCGCAACATTTTCGTGCGGACCCAACACTACTCGAACTTCCAAAGGATACTCGTCCTCTCTCAATCTTCTTTGTTCTAGAGAAAAACattatttatgtaaaatactAGATAAGAATAATTCTacgttttgtaaataaaattaccgATTCAACTCACCGCCATTATCACGAACCACGAATAGCGCAAAATTGTCCGGCTTAGCATCGACCTTATACTTGTCTAACATGAGATTAATTACTTCTTGAGTATTTACTAGGCTCGTAATCCAGACGGACATTTGAGATCCATGAGGGGGTGTGAAAAAACTAGTCTCACGATTATAAAAGTGTCCATTAATCGAACAACGACGTCGCAAACGACTACGAGATTGCCGTCGACCTCCAGGACGACGTCTGATAGCAGTAGATCCTTGTTTTCGTCTTAAAACTACACCGTCCaactaaaatatattataaataaacacatTGAACAAATAACGTATGTACAAATACAGGAATGCAATCATTAAATACCTCTAATCCACTATCGGTGGACATTGTCATGTTATCATCTTCTCTAAACTGAAGAGAATTCACAGAGTCCGTATCGCTATCTGTTCGATGTCTTTGAAGACAATCTGGTCCGGACATCGATCGATTTAATCCTTTCTCTATCCAACTATCGTCGGTACTGATAGTTCTGTTACcaggtatatttttttccaaattatcGAAATATTCTACCCTTCGAAGCGTTCCATTTCGATTTGGTGTTCCATGATAAACAGGTGTATCGGTACTCGAAGAACTACCTATACTGTGCGTTGGTGTACTAGTTACGCTACTGTCATTCCCGCGGTTAACTTGATGATTAGGACTACTCGTTTCTGAATTTTCCCGAGAATCGGACTTGTCGAGACTGGACTGAGACGAAAGCGGTAACGTATCCGAACTGGTTTGCGAACTTATCGATGGCAAATTTTCAGGCATTGTTTGATACAATTTATTACCATCTTCAACTTTTCGTTCAACCTAAAAAATTATAAGTACAAAAAATAAGTATATACATACAAAAATGTATACATAGCAATAGAAAATGTTTAGTAATCATAAATTTAAAAGGTCTGTTCATTACCTGAAGAAGCTCATCTATTTCGTCCCACTCCATGTTTTTAACATCTAATTTCATTGGTAAAGTGAGACTTTTAAGATGATCAGGAGAGGTTGGAACAGATTTTGGTTCAGTTTCTGTATTTTGCTCAGATGTACTCTTCACTGAATTATCCTCTTTATCCTCATCTTCTATACtctattataaaaattgaaaagctaTACTAATTTCAAGTAGATAtgtatttttatgtaaaagTATGTACAAACATCAGAAACACTGCGCCTGCATGAATTTCTATTCCGAGCTGTAACCACTGTACGCTGATCATCATCTTCTTTTAAATGAATTACTCCTCGAACACCCCAGTAAATTCGAAGTGCTCCTTCTAATATTAATCTTCCATTAACCTGTATTAAAGGAATTATAATTATCTATTTCTTTTGTACTTTCCTAactacaaatataataaaaacttTATTTACCTCACGACTTCTAAATCCACCACTTTTGCCCTCATAATATTGATTGAAAACTTTCAGTTTTGATTCTAAGTGTGATCTGAACATAACAAAATttgattaatatattaatttaataatacttATTAAACAACATACCTAGGTAATGATGGTCTAGCTTCTTTCTTCCCAAAACTTGTGTGTGATTCAACTCTTGTTCCATGACCAAACAATTGTGGTCCAAAAAGTGCTCCATAGCATGGTACATGACAATATGGTACACCTTTGTGCTATATAATAATATGTAAAGAATACAGATTATATCATTTTGTGATTAACAATTAACAACAGTACATTAAGGGTACATTAACAATATaagcaaaaaatatattaaatacattttaaaatatatttcaaactaatttaataatattataatattataaaaataattcggtGATAAAAGATTATTGCACCTCTGCATGCTGGCCTGGATTTAAACGTTTTCCACATTCCTCACAGCGTAAACATTCTGGATGCCAATCATACCCCAATGATTGTTTACGTTCAGCTAAAGATACATAACTCTTTAAATgttttatcaaaataaataaagagatttATAATACATTTGTGTAAAgtacattaattttatttttaacaatttatgcATCAATATAAGAAATTTATAtactaaatataattttttcaaatattacattaaatatttttaatacagttAAATACTGTAAAAGCGCATTACATTATTAATTAAGATTGATatctaaaatatacaaataaactAAAACTTCCACACATATTATTCATCTTtcctttaatatttaaatactaaaattgttaaattatcaAAACAAAGAATAAACATTGTTTGCAttacttttttaattataaaaataacggTTTTATTAACAATGAAAAGTTCGACGAATACATGCACAAAATAATCATTGAATAATCTCTATGTTTgagaaatactcaaatattatgACATTCATTCAAATAAAAAACGAATCAATTCGACCTAATGACAGGAAACGGTACTTGTCAAAATTAGTACGCCTTTTTAATATATGCGAAGATTGGGACTGACCGAAATATACTGGTTTCCCACATTTATGGCACTTCCACATGACGACGAGCaatcaacaattccataaaataacaaaaactAGTTCTTATAGAGTTTTAATCCATTTTGTTTATACTATTTAAATAGGCGCATTGAAAATGACATGCGGGTTAATTAAGGATGTTACTAGTAAGGCAACCTTCGCTGAATAATGAATAGTTCCTGTTCGGGTTCGAAAACGTATCAAGCACTTGACTTACATTTCTTTACTAAAATCATAGAGCACCAAATAGAAAGGAAACTACGAAAAAAGTGTAGAATGTTTATTCATGGGCATTATCCGTGATAATTAATGTATCATGAAAATTGTCATGacatagaaatagaaatttgtatttcgaataatactagaaatattatagaaaaatataaacttattttaaaaaatattttcataaaaaaaaataatgtgaaTCCAACAATTATCAAGTACAGTTTTATAAAGCTTTTATACAACATTATTGTTCTAcgtaacaaataataaaataactataaaagaatttaatattttgttttattaaaaACAGTAACTttaatgtataatattccctagaaTATTCGCTTCATGAAAACAACCTTAATGGCGCGCTTGTTAAATTTAACGGTAAATTTAGAAGTATGCCGGTTTCTTGAAGCACAAAACGTACATTACTTTCATTTTTTGATAACAATGTATTTGTGAAGAGTCAGaataataaagataaatatCACATTCACGTAAATTTCTGCACTTTTAAAGAACACATCCCAGtatatcaatttgtttaaaagaaTTTGAATTATACCGTGCAGAAAATTTCCTCAAGACAGTGAAGGTTATTCAGTGTAACTAAATAAAATGATGCAGACAAATAAAAAGGGATGCAAACAATTATTGATGCAAAGGATGTTTTTAGCTATAATATCCAGCATAGCAGTGCAATTTTTTCTTGTGTCTTGTTTGTTTCTTATCACGAATCTGAATACAAACTATGCATCGTGGTTTCAAAACACATGGACAACGATAACCTCATTTCGAATGTGGAGTTATTTCTGCATTCTTGCTACAGTTACTTTTTTTCAAGGCATTGTTTGTAGCAAAAGTTATTCAAATAATCCACCATATCTGAAAAGCAGATTTGCAAAACTTTATGCAATATTCACATCACAAAATATCTTACTGGGTGCTCTACACATCATTATTGGTGGCCTCCTTGTTTGGTTGCATTTATCAGTTCAAGGAGGGACATACAGCTTTTTAACAACAGAATGTACTGTAGTTTATGGAACGTGTTTAATGGAAGAACATTATTTTTTGTTCTTAAGTGGATTTTGGAGTGgattctatttctttttaaagattAGTATCTTCCGTATAAATTACTTAAAGTTTCCAATTATATCCTTGTCAAAATTCTATCGATTTAAGACAGAACTATATACGCTATTACCATCATTAATGGTTAAATGTGTGTGGCCAACTTTATACTACTTAATTGGTTATTATTTTCTGGGCTCCTACTGTCGATCTGTGATATTGTTCCTAGCATCTGCAGAACTAGAAAGCCAACCATTGAATAGCATTCCCAGATTGTTAAATCTCTCATTGATGTTCCACTTGTGGCTGTACCAATTAATTTTCGTATTAGCAATTGACAGCACATATTTGTTATTTAATCTGCATTTGACAGAATGGATTCCTTTTGAATTTAATCAAAGTAATATGTTTAACAATGACGACTCTGGAATAACAATTACTGAAGCATTGTCCATGGATAAAATACCAATAATACAACATTTAGGATATTTGGACTTAGTCACTCTGTCACAAAAAGAAAAGACAAGAAGAAGCATACTATTTACATTGAGTCAACCAGGTGGTCATCCTTATAATTGGAATTGCATTTTAGAAAAGTGTATTGAACATATTAAGAAATTTTCTGATGATCTCAGTGCAGCATGCATTAAAACTCAAGAACCATCATGTGTTTCAACTGCAACTGCAATAACAAAGAATAGTTTATTTCAAAAAGAGTATGTATATCGCATGCGCAATTTAGTAAATGAGGAAATATCAGTGTCTACTCAACAAAGTGTTATAAAAAAAGATATTAACAATGAActgtttattcaaaaatttataaaagaaaaatggagcAATTTTCTCATGTATTTGCTTTCTAAACCACTCATTTCTTACATCTTTGGTGAAATAGAAGGTGGCAAAGTGTGTCACATTTTATTCAATGGACAATCAATTGTTTGGGCTGTTGATGCAATCTCTTCCTTATCTGTATTATCAATAAATGAAGATTCCTATGGAATTGCACAGAAGGATTTACCGCTTATAATCAACACTTTACTTATTATGAAACAAGCTCttgataaattacaaaaatcaaATATTATGGTAAAAAAACAAACAGAAGATATATTTGTTACACAAATGTTTCGATCATTATGTGATGCAACAAAGCGAAGTCTTTATAGGACTGTTATACACTTTGAAGCTTATATTGGAGATTTGACACTAGAACCTGCAACAATGGAACAGTTATATCCTTTTCTTACATACAGAGAATAATTTTTgtacttatatttataaactgTAATGTATATACTGCCATGCTGTAAAATAGTTATAAAGTCTAAAAGACTACTCAGTatcaaaatatattacaaaaactataaaattatttttgtaattcttatatttatgtacataaattatatttgtagtTAGTTTTTTTACAATCATGATTATAGCTCATTAAATTTAATGtatgaattttcattgaaaagatAATTATAAGTTTGAAATGTGTAGTGTACTTTCTATATGTGATAACATAGTTAAACTTCAATTTGTAAAATGTTATAATAAATCAGATATTTTAAAGAATAACTCATTTTACTATCTCAAAgtatattacatttttttcaaaGCTTGTACAACACTAAGATTATAAAACAATTTATCTCTTAATAAAAACCAGTTCCTCAATTGTGCTTCTTgtaatgtatttaaataatttcttaatgATTCGTTCTCAGTTATTGCTGTTCCATGCCATTTTAAGAATACAGCTAAATAAGCTTGTGCTAATTCAAAGTCAGTTTTCTTTTCCATCACGTAATGTATCATTTTCATAAAACGGAGCAATAGGGTATTCGTCGTGTTTTCATTCGTCGAAAGCGACTGAATTTCAAAATCGATAGAACTTGTGCTCATATATTTCAATTCTTCCATGATATCTTTAAATTCATCGTTTTCAACGCATAATAGAGATTTACCGAAAATAGTAAGATTCTGTATATCGGGATGAGTCACAAACTTCTTGTTTGGTTTCGTATTTTTAATATCtgagaaatcaaattttatttctaacgaTGGAATAGTTGGTAAGAAGAAAGGGGCACTTTCTGGTGCTTTGGGTGGTtcttttggtttatttcttcttttaatgATATCTATGTTGAGTATATTCTGCCATCTTGAATGAGCTAAGCCAGACATTGTAATAAGGTCATTGTCAAGTTGATTTGGAGAAATGTATTCTGGGTTTAGTTCAGTGACTTCATCTTCATCGACATCAATAACTTCTGCTAATGAATTCGATAGACTGATCATTGGAATTGGATCGTCTTTATTTATTGCTTTCAACGAAATATGAGAATAAAGAGTCCGATTTGACCATAAATATATTCCAAGATTACATACATGTGTCGTGGCAAGGAATTCTCCTGTTGGAGAAAAATGTAAAGATGTACATGCTTCTGGGACCTAAAACGttattgtaaaatatcaatattaatatatatatttttgtaattgattCGTTTGGTTTTTTAGTATTTAAAGTTCAAAAAATGTGTACATAGATATACCTGAAAGATAtctattaaatttgaagaaggaATATCCCATGTACAGATTGTACAATCCATAGATGCTGTTACAAGCCATCTGGAGTCAGGGTTAAAACATGCATCTGTTACACGTGCTTTGTGTCTTTCAAAAcgtcgtacaattttttttgtatCAAGATCTATTAATATAACACTAAAATCTTCTAATCCTACAGCCACAAGAGAACTTTCGTTATGATACCTTAGCCATTCAATTGGTTCATCCATTGCTATTTTTGCTCTTGGTTCTGTATTTCCttgaaattataatacataatgATTACATTTACAAAGTTATTAATTCGTGTtgtaaacgaaattacttcaGTGGAAGGAACAAATATTGCAATCAACAGATCCTACAAGTTGGAGTAGTGCTAAGTTTTATGAGATATTTTAAAGCAACTACctaacattatactttatattaaAGGAAGTTTACATTCCAtataaatttacttttattacCTCCCATTGGCTTAAAATCCCAAAACTTTATGAAAGCATCTCTTCCAGCAGTAATAACA encodes:
- the Rassf gene encoding ras association family member, producing MWKCHKCGKPVYFAERKQSLGYDWHPECLRCEECGKRLNPGQHAEHKGVPYCHVPCYGALFGPQLFGHGTRVESHTSFGKKEARPSLPRSHLESKLKVFNQYYEGKSGGFRSREVNGRLILEGALRIYWGVRGVIHLKEDDDQRTVVTARNRNSCRRSVSDSIEDEDKEDNSVKSTSEQNTETEPKSVPTSPDHLKSLTLPMKLDVKNMEWDEIDELLQVERKVEDGNKLYQTMPENLPSISSQTSSDTLPLSSQSSLDKSDSRENSETSSPNHQVNRGNDSSVTSTPTHSIGSSSSTDTPVYHGTPNRNGTLRRVEYFDNLEKNIPGNRTISTDDSWIEKGLNRSMSGPDCLQRHRTDSDTDSVNSLQFREDDNMTMSTDSGLELDGVVLRRKQGSTAIRRRPGGRRQSRSRLRRRCSINGHFYNRETSFFTPPHGSQMSVWITSLVNTQEVINLMLDKYKVDAKPDNFALFVVRDNGEQRRLREDEYPLEVRVVLGPHENVARLFLVDKLSTPEISSDVAQFLNLSLAECHGILQRYHYEEERQILVLKEKYKEMQRRIRQRMEELKVRL
- the Ndc1 gene encoding nuclear division cycle 1 — encoded protein: MMQTNKKGCKQLLMQRMFLAIISSIAVQFFLVSCLFLITNLNTNYASWFQNTWTTITSFRMWSYFCILATVTFFQGIVCSKSYSNNPPYLKSRFAKLYAIFTSQNILLGALHIIIGGLLVWLHLSVQGGTYSFLTTECTVVYGTCLMEEHYFLFLSGFWSGFYFFLKISIFRINYLKFPIISLSKFYRFKTELYTLLPSLMVKCVWPTLYYLIGYYFLGSYCRSVILFLASAELESQPLNSIPRLLNLSLMFHLWLYQLIFVLAIDSTYLLFNLHLTEWIPFEFNQSNMFNNDDSGITITEALSMDKIPIIQHLGYLDLVTLSQKEKTRRSILFTLSQPGGHPYNWNCILEKCIEHIKKFSDDLSAACIKTQEPSCVSTATAITKNSLFQKEYVYRMRNLVNEEISVSTQQSVIKKDINNELFIQKFIKEKWSNFLMYLLSKPLISYIFGEIEGGKVCHILFNGQSIVWAVDAISSLSVLSINEDSYGIAQKDLPLIINTLLIMKQALDKLQKSNIMVKKQTEDIFVTQMFRSLCDATKRSLYRTVIHFEAYIGDLTLEPATMEQLYPFLTYRE